The following are from one region of the Paenibacillus protaetiae genome:
- the hslO gene encoding Hsp33 family molecular chaperone HslO, translating into MEELKDVLVRGTAWGGKIRVFAARTTQLVSELQRRHQSMPTATAALGRTATAGAIMGAMLKGQEKLTIQVKGEGPIGQIVVDANADGEVRGYADHPEVHLPSNSEGKLDVAGVVGQTGYLHVIKDLGLKEPYRGSVPIISGELAEDFTYYFAVSEQTPSAVGLGVLVDTDGSVLHAGGFVVQLLPGLTEDEISQLEKAIGQMPHVTKLLDQGETPEQLLRWVVGDDLHIHSSMDIAFKCQCSEERVEQTLISLGESELRQIIEDDGKAEVVCHFCNEAYTFERGHLERLLEQASSRSKE; encoded by the coding sequence ATGGAAGAGCTGAAGGACGTGCTCGTACGCGGTACGGCATGGGGCGGCAAAATTCGCGTGTTTGCCGCACGCACAACGCAGCTGGTTAGCGAGCTGCAGCGCCGCCACCAGTCCATGCCGACCGCAACGGCGGCGCTTGGACGTACGGCAACGGCCGGTGCGATCATGGGCGCAATGCTGAAGGGCCAGGAGAAGTTGACCATTCAGGTCAAAGGCGAAGGGCCAATCGGGCAAATTGTTGTCGACGCGAATGCCGACGGCGAAGTGCGCGGTTATGCGGACCATCCGGAAGTGCATTTGCCCAGCAACAGCGAAGGGAAGCTGGATGTCGCAGGCGTTGTAGGGCAAACCGGTTACCTGCATGTCATTAAGGATTTGGGGCTCAAAGAGCCGTACCGGGGCAGTGTTCCGATTATTTCGGGCGAGCTGGCGGAAGATTTTACGTATTACTTTGCCGTATCGGAGCAGACGCCTTCGGCAGTCGGGCTTGGCGTGCTTGTGGATACGGACGGTTCCGTCCTGCATGCCGGCGGTTTTGTCGTGCAGCTGCTGCCGGGCCTCACCGAAGACGAAATTTCGCAGCTTGAAAAGGCGATTGGCCAAATGCCGCATGTCACGAAGCTGCTGGATCAAGGGGAAACGCCGGAGCAGCTGCTGCGCTGGGTTGTAGGCGACGATCTGCACATTCACAGCTCGATGGATATTGCTTTCAAATGCCAATGCTCAGAGGAGCGTGTGGAACAAACCTTAATCAGCTTGGGCGAATCGGAGCTTCGGCAAATTATTGAAGATGACGGCAAAGCGGAAGTCGTATGCCATTTTTGCAACGAGGCCTACACGTTTGAACGCGGCCATTTAGAGAGGCTGCTGGAGCAAGCTTCCTCCAGATCGAAGGAGTAG
- the nadC gene encoding carboxylating nicotinate-nucleotide diphosphorylase, with translation MFEWTKGGAYDEALRQKIRGWLDEDIGSGDITTETTIPAGAVSRAVIHVKESGMIAGIPVAKLVFDVVDSSLVFEAKVQDGDRVEKGTVIAVVEGSTHSLLTGERLALNLMQRLSGIATKTDQFVQALKGLPTRLVDTRKTTPGHRMLEKYAVRVGGGANHRFGLYDAVMIKDNHIKGAGGIRAAVAASRAQIPHTMKIEVEVESLEQMEEALASGADIIMFDNMPQPLMKEAVQRVKSAAPHVMLEASGGVSLDTIHSIAETGVDVISVGQLTYSFAALDISLDLNAPKGGAVK, from the coding sequence ATGTTTGAATGGACGAAAGGCGGAGCTTATGATGAAGCGCTGCGCCAAAAAATCCGCGGATGGCTGGATGAAGATATCGGCAGCGGAGATATTACAACGGAAACGACCATTCCGGCGGGAGCCGTGTCGCGGGCGGTTATTCACGTCAAGGAAAGCGGCATGATCGCCGGCATTCCGGTCGCTAAGCTTGTATTTGATGTCGTAGACAGCTCGCTTGTATTTGAAGCGAAGGTGCAGGACGGCGACCGCGTCGAGAAAGGCACGGTCATCGCAGTAGTGGAAGGCAGCACGCACAGCCTGCTGACGGGCGAGAGGCTGGCGCTGAACCTGATGCAGCGCTTGTCCGGCATCGCGACCAAAACGGATCAATTTGTCCAAGCGCTGAAAGGATTGCCGACCCGCCTGGTCGATACGCGCAAAACGACGCCGGGCCACCGCATGCTTGAAAAGTATGCCGTACGCGTCGGCGGCGGAGCCAATCATCGCTTCGGGCTGTATGATGCGGTGATGATCAAAGACAACCACATTAAAGGCGCCGGCGGCATTCGCGCCGCGGTAGCAGCTTCGCGCGCCCAAATTCCGCATACGATGAAGATCGAGGTGGAAGTCGAATCGCTGGAGCAAATGGAAGAAGCGCTCGCCAGCGGCGCGGATATTATTATGTTCGACAATATGCCGCAGCCGCTTATGAAGGAAGCGGTGCAGCGCGTGAAATCGGCAGCGCCGCATGTTATGCTGGAAGCATCCGGCGGCGTCAGCCTAGATACGATTCACAGTATCGCAGAAACCGGCGTTGATGTCATTTCGGTCGGCCAATTGACTTATTCGTTTGCCGCGCTGGACATCAGCCTTGATCTTAACGCCCCTAAAGGAGGAGCGGTCAAGTGA
- the nadB gene encoding L-aspartate oxidase, which produces MIPRYLIDFDLAELPVIEKDVIVIGAGIAGLFTAIKASETESVLMITKKSLMDSNTRFAQGGIAAVLSDEDSPEYHLQDTLFAGAGLCDREAVEVLVHEGPEGVQHLIEMGTHFDTENGEYALTKEGAHSQRRILHANGDATGYEIVRALSEKATANPGIEIWDDHFVIDLVTEEGVCCGAIVQKPDGQKVFVRGKATVLCSGGTGQLYRYTTNPDVATGDGIAMAYRAGADIRDMEFIQFHPTSLCYPGAPRFLISEAVRGEGAVLRNIRGERFMERYHEQLELAPRDVVARAILNEIEETKSTFVYIDITHESAEMVMHRFPNIYEYCLRYGLDLTSDWIPVAPAAHYMMGGVKTDLNGETNIKRLFACGEVSSTGVHGANRLASNSLSEAVVFGKRIVERIRTLAPLTEQPQIVNEHVRTNVPMQAVVERRLKLQKVMVRYIGLLRNAEGLLKGQEELKRQLSIFQSILTKREEYEFANLLTCALLMAESALQREESRGAHYREDYPERNDAVWHKHTVLNRESDSMMKEREQHV; this is translated from the coding sequence ATGATTCCTAGATATTTAATTGATTTTGATCTGGCCGAGCTGCCGGTTATAGAAAAAGACGTTATTGTCATCGGGGCCGGCATTGCCGGTCTTTTTACCGCGATAAAAGCAAGCGAAACCGAATCCGTCCTGATGATTACGAAAAAATCGCTGATGGACAGCAATACCCGCTTTGCCCAAGGCGGCATAGCGGCGGTGCTGTCGGATGAGGATTCGCCGGAATACCATCTGCAGGATACTTTGTTTGCCGGCGCAGGCCTTTGCGACCGCGAAGCGGTGGAGGTGCTCGTGCATGAAGGTCCGGAGGGCGTCCAGCATCTGATTGAAATGGGCACCCATTTCGATACCGAAAACGGGGAGTATGCGCTGACGAAGGAAGGCGCGCACAGCCAGCGCCGCATTCTCCATGCCAATGGCGATGCGACCGGCTACGAAATTGTACGCGCATTGTCGGAGAAGGCTACCGCTAATCCGGGGATTGAGATTTGGGATGATCATTTTGTAATCGACCTGGTGACGGAAGAGGGAGTGTGCTGCGGCGCAATCGTCCAGAAGCCTGACGGGCAAAAAGTATTCGTCCGCGGCAAAGCGACGGTGCTGTGCTCAGGCGGCACCGGCCAATTGTACCGCTATACGACCAATCCGGATGTTGCGACCGGCGACGGGATTGCGATGGCTTATCGCGCCGGTGCCGATATACGCGATATGGAATTTATCCAGTTTCACCCGACTTCGCTTTGTTATCCGGGGGCGCCGCGGTTTCTGATTTCGGAGGCTGTCCGCGGCGAAGGCGCGGTTTTGCGCAACATTCGCGGCGAGCGGTTTATGGAGCGTTACCACGAGCAGCTGGAGCTGGCGCCGCGCGACGTAGTAGCCCGGGCCATTCTGAATGAAATAGAAGAAACGAAGTCCACGTTTGTTTACATTGATATTACGCATGAATCAGCGGAAATGGTTATGCACCGTTTTCCGAATATTTATGAATATTGCTTGCGGTACGGCCTTGATTTGACAAGCGACTGGATTCCGGTTGCGCCAGCGGCCCATTATATGATGGGCGGCGTAAAAACCGATTTGAACGGGGAAACCAATATTAAGCGGCTGTTTGCGTGCGGCGAAGTATCCTCTACAGGCGTACACGGCGCAAACCGGCTGGCGAGCAACTCCTTGTCGGAAGCCGTTGTGTTCGGTAAACGGATTGTAGAACGCATCCGGACGCTTGCGCCGCTGACGGAGCAGCCGCAAATTGTAAATGAGCATGTTCGTACAAATGTTCCGATGCAGGCGGTTGTCGAGAGACGGCTGAAGCTGCAAAAGGTGATGGTCCGGTATATCGGCTTGCTTCGGAATGCCGAAGGGCTTCTGAAAGGCCAGGAAGAGCTGAAGCGGCAGCTTTCCATCTTCCAGTCGATTCTCACCAAGCGGGAGGAATACGAATTTGCCAACCTGCTTACCTGCGCCCTGCTGATGGCGGAATCGGCTTTGCAGCGCGAAGAAAGCCGCGGCGCACATTACCGGGAAGATTATCCGGAGCGCAATGATGCCGTATGGCATAAACACACCGTGCTGAACCGGGAGTCGGACAGCATGATGAAGGAGCGTGAACAGCATGTTTGA
- the nadA gene encoding quinolinate synthase NadA, with product MEALALERKAEQNRELRERLLQLKKERNAIILAHYYQRDEIQEVADFRGDSFLLAQKAAQTDADVIVFCGVHFMGESAKILAPNKTVIIPDERAGCPMADMVNVDGLRKLKAQHPNATVVTYINSSAEIKAETDICCTSANAVRVVNSVESDEIIWVPDKNLGHYVQQNTDKKMIIWEGYCNTHDMLTVKDVEEMKAKYPNAEFVVHPECRPEVVALGDFVGSTTAIIKYCKESDKKEFIVGTEDGTGYQLRLDSPDKTFHFASKYLVCPNMKVNNLKKLVKALETMQPQIYVPNDVADKARLSLERMLLVK from the coding sequence GTGGAAGCATTGGCACTGGAGCGCAAAGCGGAACAGAACCGTGAGCTGCGCGAGAGGCTATTGCAGTTGAAGAAAGAGCGCAATGCCATTATTTTAGCTCATTATTATCAGCGTGACGAAATTCAGGAGGTTGCCGATTTTCGCGGAGACTCTTTCCTGCTTGCTCAAAAAGCAGCGCAAACCGATGCGGACGTTATCGTGTTTTGCGGCGTGCATTTTATGGGCGAGAGCGCAAAAATTTTGGCTCCGAATAAAACGGTTATTATCCCCGACGAGCGCGCCGGCTGTCCGATGGCTGACATGGTGAACGTAGACGGGCTTCGCAAGCTGAAAGCGCAGCATCCGAACGCAACGGTTGTCACCTATATCAACTCTTCTGCAGAAATTAAAGCGGAAACCGATATTTGCTGCACCTCGGCGAATGCAGTCAGAGTAGTCAATTCGGTGGAAAGCGACGAAATCATTTGGGTGCCGGACAAAAACCTGGGCCATTACGTTCAGCAAAATACCGACAAAAAGATGATCATTTGGGAAGGGTACTGCAATACCCACGACATGTTGACCGTAAAAGATGTTGAAGAAATGAAAGCAAAATATCCAAACGCTGAATTTGTGGTCCATCCGGAATGCCGTCCGGAAGTTGTGGCGCTTGGCGATTTTGTAGGCAGTACGACCGCTATTATTAAATATTGCAAAGAATCGGATAAAAAAGAGTTTATTGTCGGGACGGAAGACGGAACCGGCTACCAGCTTCGCCTGGACAGCCCGGATAAAACGTTCCATTTTGCATCTAAATATTTGGTTTGCCCGAACATGAAGGTCAACAATTTGAAAAAGCTCGTGAAAGCACTGGAAACGATGCAGCCGCAAATTTATGTCCCTAACGATGTTGCAGACAAAGCCCGTTTATCCCTGGAGCGCATGTTACTCGTGAAGTAG
- a CDS encoding ABC transporter permease — MNVAEILGQLVNITLVFSTALIFTALGGLFSERSGVINIGLEGLMVVGAFSSAVITDYATKGGMGQGSPWVGLLAAMVFGIVFSLLHAVATITFKADQTIVGVVINILASGLAIYLTKSIYEGSGQTPTLDIPFHKWVIPGLSDIPFLGDAIFTAYPTTYIVIVLCIIGYFVLFRTPFGLRLRAVGEHPSSADTVGISVTKYRYIGVMLSGAMAGLGGATITLTTTSGFAHNTISGQGFIAIAAVIFGRWNPLGVAGAAIFFGFAQALRTWMQLFDWARDIPSEVFYMLPYILTLLVLAVFTKRSFAPAALGEPYDPAKR, encoded by the coding sequence GTGAATGTTGCTGAAATATTGGGCCAGCTCGTCAACATTACGCTCGTATTTTCGACGGCATTGATTTTCACGGCGTTAGGCGGCTTGTTCTCGGAGCGGTCCGGCGTCATCAACATCGGTCTGGAAGGCTTGATGGTAGTGGGGGCTTTTTCATCGGCCGTCATTACCGATTACGCGACAAAAGGCGGCATGGGGCAAGGGTCGCCGTGGGTCGGGTTGCTTGCTGCGATGGTGTTTGGCATAGTGTTCTCACTGCTGCATGCCGTAGCGACGATAACGTTTAAAGCGGACCAGACGATCGTTGGGGTTGTCATTAACATATTGGCGTCCGGTCTCGCGATTTATTTGACGAAGTCGATTTATGAAGGTTCTGGCCAGACGCCTACGCTGGACATTCCGTTTCACAAATGGGTGATTCCGGGCTTGTCGGATATTCCGTTCCTCGGAGATGCGATTTTTACCGCGTACCCGACGACTTACATCGTCATTGTGTTATGTATTATCGGTTACTTCGTATTGTTCCGTACACCTTTTGGCCTTCGTTTACGGGCGGTTGGCGAGCATCCAAGCTCGGCCGACACAGTGGGCATCAGCGTTACGAAATACCGTTACATCGGCGTTATGCTGAGCGGCGCAATGGCCGGCCTTGGCGGCGCAACGATTACGTTGACCACGACAAGCGGTTTTGCGCACAACACGATATCGGGGCAAGGCTTTATAGCCATTGCCGCCGTCATCTTCGGCAGATGGAATCCGCTTGGCGTAGCCGGCGCGGCCATTTTCTTCGGCTTCGCTCAAGCGCTTCGCACATGGATGCAGCTGTTTGACTGGGCGCGGGACATTCCTTCGGAAGTGTTCTACATGCTTCCTTATATATTAACGCTGCTCGTGCTGGCGGTATTTACGAAACGTTCCTTTGCGCCTGCCGCGCTGGGCGAGCCGTACGATCCGGCCAAGCGCTAG
- a CDS encoding ABC transporter permease translates to MSILNKIFTKSSILVPFVSIILGLIVGAIAMLAGGFNPLLAYSSLVQKVFGTPYDIGETIRAISPLIFTGLAIAFAYRTGLFNIGAEGQFVMGMTGATIIGVTLDLPWYIHAPLAIIVGAVFGGLWAAIAGYLKAKRGINEVISSIMLNWIGLYLSNLIVSRWLVAQGQQKSRPVKDSAMVTMDWLSSHMNNARVHWGIVVALVAVILFYVILWRTKLGYELRAVGFNKDAALYAGMNVNRTIVKSMFISGLFAGLGGAFEILGVFGYQVVMPASPGYGFDGIAVALLGGNTPIGVLLGAILFGGLGYGANGMSFEAGVPNEISRIVIGSIIFFVAAHGIVKFFLKPFFRTRSGKGKGDQQGQKEAV, encoded by the coding sequence ATGAGTATACTTAACAAAATATTTACGAAATCGTCGATCCTCGTTCCGTTTGTTTCTATTATATTAGGGCTGATCGTAGGGGCGATCGCGATGCTGGCGGGCGGCTTCAATCCGCTGCTCGCTTATTCGTCCCTGGTTCAGAAAGTATTCGGCACCCCTTATGATATCGGAGAAACGATTCGTGCGATTAGCCCGCTTATTTTTACAGGGCTTGCGATTGCTTTCGCTTATCGTACCGGCTTGTTTAATATCGGCGCCGAAGGCCAGTTTGTGATGGGGATGACCGGGGCGACCATCATTGGCGTTACGCTGGATCTGCCTTGGTATATCCATGCGCCGTTGGCGATTATCGTAGGCGCGGTATTCGGCGGCTTATGGGCGGCGATTGCCGGCTATTTGAAAGCGAAACGCGGCATTAACGAAGTTATTTCTTCTATTATGTTGAACTGGATCGGGCTGTATTTGTCCAACTTGATCGTTTCGAGGTGGCTGGTTGCGCAAGGCCAGCAAAAATCACGTCCGGTCAAAGATTCGGCGATGGTGACGATGGACTGGCTTTCGAGCCATATGAATAACGCCCGGGTACACTGGGGGATTGTAGTGGCGCTGGTTGCGGTTATTTTGTTCTACGTCATCTTGTGGCGGACGAAGCTTGGGTACGAGCTGCGGGCGGTTGGGTTTAATAAAGACGCAGCTTTGTATGCCGGCATGAATGTTAACCGTACGATTGTAAAGTCGATGTTTATTAGCGGGTTGTTTGCCGGTCTCGGCGGCGCATTTGAAATTCTCGGCGTCTTTGGTTATCAGGTAGTGATGCCGGCGTCGCCGGGCTACGGTTTTGACGGTATCGCCGTGGCCCTGCTCGGCGGCAATACGCCAATCGGCGTGCTGCTTGGCGCTATCCTGTTCGGCGGCCTTGGTTACGGCGCGAACGGCATGAGCTTTGAAGCCGGCGTACCTAACGAAATTTCCCGGATTGTAATCGGGTCGATTATTTTCTTTGTGGCAGCGCACGGCATTGTGAAGTTTTTCCTGAAGCCTTTCTTCAGAACACGTTCGGGCAAAGGCAAAGGCGATCAACAAGGACAGAAGGAGGCGGTCTAA
- a CDS encoding ABC transporter ATP-binding protein, giving the protein MEQGAPVVQLKGITKRFPGLVANDSINFELKKGEIHALLGENGAGKSTLMNILFGLYQPDEGEIVINGEKVVIDGAGKAIELGIGMVHQHFKLVQPFTVAENIVLGNEPTKGISINYKHANDKVRAISEQYGLKVDPKVRIQDITVGMQQRVEILKTLYRGADILIFDEPTAVLTVQEIEELIEILRHLAAEGKSIILITHKLKEVMALANRVTVIRRGKVIRTVNTADTNERQLAELMVGRDVNFVVEKTKSKPGDVVLDVSGLQMKGTEGKQVLNGVDFTVRSGEILGIAGVDGNGQSELIQAITGMLKVNGGEVKLNSRNITNQSPRNISVAGVSHIPEDRHKHGLVLDFTLSENMILSTYFNEQFGKGGFIDYKAMDELSAKLVEEFDVRSSGIHATARSLSGGNQQKAIIAREIWKDPDLLIAVQPTRGLDIGAIEYVHKRLVEARNQGKAVLLVSFELDELYALSDRIVVMYEGKLMGEVDASVRNDEQLGLLMAGDTSGLLAEPERG; this is encoded by the coding sequence ATGGAGCAAGGCGCACCGGTCGTTCAGTTAAAAGGAATAACGAAACGTTTTCCAGGTCTGGTTGCTAACGATTCGATTAACTTTGAGTTAAAAAAAGGCGAGATCCACGCGCTGCTTGGTGAGAACGGCGCTGGAAAATCGACGCTTATGAATATTTTGTTCGGGCTTTATCAGCCGGATGAAGGCGAGATTGTCATTAACGGCGAGAAAGTGGTTATTGATGGCGCGGGCAAAGCGATTGAACTGGGCATCGGCATGGTGCATCAGCATTTTAAGCTTGTACAGCCGTTTACGGTAGCGGAAAACATTGTTTTGGGCAATGAGCCAACCAAAGGAATTAGCATTAATTATAAACATGCAAATGATAAAGTTCGGGCGATCTCCGAACAATACGGGCTGAAAGTTGATCCGAAAGTGCGGATTCAAGATATAACGGTAGGCATGCAGCAGCGTGTGGAAATATTGAAGACCCTCTACCGGGGCGCCGATATTTTAATTTTTGACGAGCCTACGGCGGTTTTGACCGTGCAGGAAATTGAAGAGCTGATCGAAATTTTGCGCCATTTGGCGGCGGAAGGCAAGTCGATTATTCTCATCACTCATAAGCTGAAGGAAGTAATGGCGCTTGCCAACCGGGTAACGGTCATCCGCCGGGGCAAGGTCATCCGCACGGTCAATACGGCGGATACGAACGAACGCCAGCTGGCTGAGCTTATGGTCGGACGGGACGTAAACTTTGTCGTTGAAAAAACAAAATCGAAGCCGGGCGATGTCGTTCTGGACGTCAGCGGCTTGCAGATGAAAGGTACCGAAGGCAAACAGGTGCTGAACGGCGTAGATTTCACTGTTCGTTCAGGCGAGATTCTAGGCATTGCCGGCGTTGACGGCAACGGCCAAAGCGAGCTGATTCAGGCGATAACGGGGATGCTGAAAGTGAATGGCGGCGAGGTGAAACTCAATTCGCGCAATATTACGAATCAGTCGCCGCGCAACATTTCCGTTGCCGGCGTAAGCCATATACCGGAGGATCGCCACAAACACGGGCTGGTGCTTGATTTTACCCTTAGCGAGAATATGATTTTAAGCACCTATTTCAATGAGCAGTTCGGTAAAGGCGGCTTTATTGATTATAAAGCGATGGATGAGCTGTCTGCCAAGCTGGTAGAGGAATTTGACGTACGGTCTTCCGGCATTCATGCCACTGCCCGCTCGTTATCCGGCGGCAACCAGCAGAAGGCGATTATTGCAAGAGAGATTTGGAAAGACCCTGATCTGCTGATTGCGGTTCAGCCGACACGCGGGCTGGATATCGGGGCGATTGAATATGTGCATAAGCGGCTGGTGGAAGCGCGCAATCAAGGCAAAGCCGTATTGCTGGTTTCATTTGAACTCGACGAGCTGTATGCTTTGTCCGACCGGATTGTTGTCATGTATGAAGGCAAGCTGATGGGCGAAGTGGACGCTTCCGTCCGGAATGACGAACAGCTCGGTCTGCTGATGGCTGGCGATACAAGCGGTTTACTTGCTGAGCCGGAGAGGGGATAA
- a CDS encoding BMP family lipoprotein — MKKSGLMLALILSLTLILSACGSKNNNTNNTPSASPDASASADTGSAGSADGSKFKIGMVTDVGGVNDKSFNQSAWEALQKLHTDTSAQTKYLESKGDADMEPNLNTFVQQKYDLIWGIGFLFSDAMATVAKQNPDSKFALIDTVVNEPNVESVTFAENEGSYLVGVVAGLMTKTNKIGFVGGMELPVIQKFEAGFTAGIKAVNPNAEILVSYTGDFNKPDLGKTAAATEYNKGADIIFAAAGQAGTGVFNEAKERFNSGKKVWVIGVDKDQSLEFGDDITLTSMMKGVNEAVYKVSNDLINGTFQGGKEIVLGLKDNGVGLPETSKKNVPQDVLDKVNEYKEKIISGEITVPTVPEKK; from the coding sequence ATGAAGAAATCTGGTTTAATGCTTGCTTTGATTTTGTCACTGACTCTGATTTTGTCGGCATGCGGTTCGAAAAACAACAATACGAACAATACGCCTTCGGCTTCGCCGGATGCATCTGCTTCGGCTGACACAGGTTCCGCTGGTTCCGCAGACGGATCGAAATTTAAAATCGGCATGGTAACTGACGTAGGCGGCGTAAACGACAAATCGTTTAACCAAAGCGCATGGGAAGCTCTTCAAAAGCTACATACGGACACAAGTGCACAAACGAAATACCTCGAAAGTAAAGGCGACGCTGATATGGAGCCGAACCTGAACACATTCGTACAGCAGAAGTATGACCTGATCTGGGGTATTGGTTTCCTGTTCTCCGATGCGATGGCTACGGTAGCTAAACAAAACCCGGATTCGAAGTTTGCCCTGATTGATACGGTTGTGAATGAACCAAACGTTGAATCGGTAACGTTTGCGGAGAACGAAGGTTCTTACCTGGTAGGCGTTGTAGCCGGCCTGATGACGAAAACAAATAAAATCGGTTTTGTAGGCGGCATGGAGCTGCCGGTTATTCAAAAGTTTGAAGCTGGTTTCACAGCAGGTATTAAAGCAGTGAACCCGAATGCGGAAATTCTGGTTTCCTATACAGGCGACTTCAACAAGCCTGACCTGGGCAAAACGGCTGCCGCAACGGAATACAACAAAGGCGCAGACATTATTTTTGCAGCTGCTGGTCAAGCGGGCACCGGCGTATTTAACGAAGCGAAAGAACGTTTCAACTCCGGCAAAAAAGTATGGGTTATTGGTGTAGATAAAGACCAATCGCTTGAGTTTGGCGATGACATTACGTTGACATCGATGATGAAAGGCGTTAACGAAGCAGTATACAAAGTATCCAACGATCTGATCAACGGCACGTTCCAGGGCGGCAAAGAGATTGTCTTGGGCTTGAAAGACAATGGCGTAGGCTTGCCTGAAACTTCGAAGAAAAACGTTCCGCAAGACGTATTGGATAAAGTTAACGAATACAAAGAAAAAATCATCAGCGGTGAAATTACCGTTCCGACAGTTCCAGAAAAGAAATAA